Below is a window of Georgenia soli DNA.
ACCAGGAGCGCAGCACGTTGGAGTCCTCACCCACGAACGTGACGGTGAGGTCGTTCAGCGGCCCGCGCCGCTCGAACAGGGTGTACGCCTCCGAGAAGACCTCCACCGGGTGACCGAGATCCGTCATCGCGTTGATGACGGGCACCTCGCACACCCGCGCCAGCTCCGTCACCGCCGCGTGGTCGCGGGCACGCACGACCACCGCGTCGACGGCACCGGAGAGGATCGCGGCCGTGTCGCTCACCGGCTCGCGCTGCCCCAGGACGAGGGGGAGGTCGATGCGGTGCGCACCGACGGCGTCGATCGCCGTGTCGTAAGCGAGCCTGGTCCGGAAGCTGGTCCCGTCGAAGATCGTGGCCACGCGCCTGTCGGCGAAGCGCGACCGGCGCCTCGCGCGCTGGTCCTTCCAGCCGGCGGCGGCGAGCCACAGCGACTCCAGGTCGGGACGCGAGAGGTCAAGCAGCGTCAGCAGACTCCGGGGGTGGGACACCGTGCCAACCTATCGCAGGCCGGTCGGCACGCCCGAACGGGGTGATGCGTCTGAGGCACCTCGCGAGGGGCCCGGTCGCCCAGGGCGAGGACCCGCGCGGGTGCCTGACCGACTCGCGCCGGCACTCGGGACTCACGTCCGTCCCCCGGGGGAGTCATGCCGACTCCCGGGGACTCACGTCCGTCTCCCGGGGACT
It encodes the following:
- a CDS encoding ornithine carbamoyltransferase, which produces MSHPRSLLTLLDLSRPDLESLWLAAAGWKDQRARRRSRFADRRVATIFDGTSFRTRLAYDTAIDAVGAHRIDLPLVLGQREPVSDTAAILSGAVDAVVVRARDHAAVTELARVCEVPVINAMTDLGHPVEVFSEAYTLFERRGPLNDLTVTFVGEDSNVLRSWCELTVPFGLQVRQVCPPGHGVHEDFLAELAHHGQRGSVTVWHDLADAVRGADVVYTDVWPTAARTPGRRRTAFEPYRITTEVLDEAGPDVMLMHVMPVHRGDEVSAEAFDDPRSVTFAAKRNLAPTHAAIVEWVLGG